Proteins encoded by one window of Panicum virgatum strain AP13 chromosome 7N, P.virgatum_v5, whole genome shotgun sequence:
- the LOC120683048 gene encoding uncharacterized protein LOC120683048 — MAISFSSGSNSIGSPFSPSSSSSSVSSLDSIPKNREPMPEYDPTAAHEAVAPLHWDAEEFDFGVVSEDDEPKTDGEDLRLLFQEELESDSDDDFSWDGPDSSLEEEIGSSSSGDDPMAGNAFRFLGSSDEDSEEESNGGGGRSSDDEASGSSSADDDGDDSDGRDVPARSPKRRRTQLETSAVLEAQHNKEPPFMKPTLEQLKSKNSKNQPSSQRKFAVKELQRLMYRWKFNLELPMLRWRCVTNRLT, encoded by the exons ATGGCTATCTCCTtctcctctggctccaactccatTGGATCCCCTTTCTCCCCCTCTTCCTCAAGTTCCTCTGtctcctccctcgactccatCCCCAAGAACCGAGAGCCAATGCCGGAGTACGACCCAACGGCAGCGCACGAGGCGGTCGCTCCTCtacactgggatgcagaggagttcgacttcggggtcgtctccgaggacGACGAGCCCAAGACCGACGGTgaggacctccggctcctgttccaggaggagctgGAGAGCGACAGCGACGATGACTTCTCTTGGGATGGACCCGATTCCTCCttggaagaggagatcggctcctcctccagcggcgaTGACCCGATGGCCGGAAAtgccttccggttcctcgggtcctccgatgAGGACAGCGAAGAGgaaagcaacggcggcggcggccgaagcAGTGACGACGAGGCCAGTGGTAGCAGCAGTGCTgatgacgacggcgacgacagTGATGGCAGAGACGTGCCAGcacgaagccccaagcgccgtag GACGCAGCTGGAGACATCCGCAGTACTGGAAGCCCAGCACAACAAGGAACCACCATTCATGAAGCCAACACTGGAACAACTGAagtccaagaacagcaagaatcaACCATCGTCCCAGCGGAAATTCGCAGTGAAGGAACTGCAACGGCTGATGTACCGATGGAAGTTCAACCTGGAACTCCCGATGCTCCGATGGAGGTGCGTGACGAACAGGCTGACATAG